The DNA sequence GCCTACTAAACCGCCACCGACAGCTCCCCATGGGCCACCACCCGTTGCAGCGCCGAGAGCAGCAGTAGCCAGTGTTCCTTGTGCACAATCTGACAATCCGCCTTTAACTATAGCTAGAGTTTCATTATCTACTGCTTCAAATTGTTCAAATGCTAATGTTTTTATCATAATAACCTTATAACCTCCGTCAAAAAATTTTATATCTTCCAAACTGATTGGTACCAACTTGTTTATCGGATATCTTCATATTAATCTATTTTAGGTAGAATTCAAGGGGGAAAGTGTTTTTGTTAGAGAAGATTAATTGCTTTGCAAATAGGCTAATAATTTTCTAGAAGTTTACCTAATCATTGGCAATTAAGTTTCTAAATGAACTTATCGGCTAAAGGGGTGTGACTACTTTGCTGATTGGCCTTGCCAGATAGGAAGTTATAAGATTGGGAATACGGATTTATATGTGTCACTTGATATTTAGTAGAGACAGGAGCCATGGATCAATAAACAAAATTGTCGTAATTTCCAGCTAAATGCGATATGATTGAGGCGTCGTTGTACTCAAAGGAAATCAAAGGTAGGCAAGGTGAAAAGTGCAGCCAGTATTTTGGTATGGCAAGCTGAGATTAAGATACAAAGTTGCTAAGCGTTTCAAAGATCTTAGGAAGTTTGACACAGAGTCATTAATTTAAAGATGCAAGGGAAACTCATCTTATTTTCGCAAAAAGGTAGGCGTGTTCAGTTTGCAACGACGCATGGCTTTGATTTTCAAAGGGTATTGGAAACGGCTAGAAAGTGAGATAACGATGCCAACATTTTTAGGAAAGCCAGTCACAGTGGCTATAGATGACCAGCTACAGGTAGGCGATACCGCCCCTGATTTTACTTTGATAGGAACGGATTTGAGTGAGAAATCTTTGTCAGATTTTGCTGGGAAGAAAAAGGTTCTGAGTATTGTGCCTTCTATTGACACGGGTCTCTGTTCAACCCAAACCAGAACTTTTAATAAGGAGCTTTCGGACATGGCTGATACAGTAGTCATTACCATCTCAGCTGACTTGCCTTTTGCTCAAGAGAAATGGTGCGGAGCCCAAGGCTTGGAAGATGCTATTTTGCTCTCGGATTATTATGATAATCATTTTGGTAAGGCCTATGGGGTCTTGATGGGGGAGTGGCACTTACTGGCGCGTGCTGTCTTAGTGCTTGATGAAAACAACCAAGTGACTTATACAGAATATCTGGATAATATTAATTCAGAGCCGGATTATCAGGCAGCTCTTGCTGCTGTTCAGGCTTTGTGATTGCTGTTTATGAGTTATTTGAAGATGCTGAAAAACTCGGATTGTTATGGCTTAAGTGTCTAAACAACCTGTTTTTCAGCCTTTTTTTGCTTTTCTTGATAATTTAGGGTATGATATAGCAGAAGAATGATACGCTTTCACATAGTTTCCATGAAAACGTAGGGAGAAGGAGGAGTTCCATGAGGCTGGTAGAGGACTATCTGGCTAATCAAGTGGAAAAGTTGCCACTGGAGCAAGTAGCGAGGGCTTTTAAAGGGAAAGCTGTTTCTAGTAAGGCTGCCCCTGGACGTGTTAGCTATATTAATTTGTCGGATATGACAGAGTTTGGAATTGATTATCAAAACCTCAAAACTTTTGACGAGAAAACAGAGAAGTTACAGAAGTACCTGTTAGAGACTGGTGATGTTTTAGTCGCTTCTAAAGGGACCGTTAAAAAGGTTGCAGTCTTCGAAGAGCAGTCCTTTCCGGTGGTGGCCTCCTCTAACATTACAGTTTTGCGTCCTGATGAGAGCCTCAGTGGTTTTTATCTCAAGCTCTTTTTAGAATCAGAGATAGGACAGGCCCTTTTGGACACAGCAGACCATGGCAAGGGTGTTCTGAATATTTCTACTGCTCAACTTTTGGAAATTCCTATCCCTCAAATTCCTCTGGTTAAGCAAAACTATCTTGTCCAGTACGCCAACAAGGGGCGGGCTGATTATCAACGTAAGGTAGCAAGAGCCCAGCAGGAATGGCAATATATCAAGGAAGAAGTTGAGAAAAACCTCTATTAATCGTTTAATCGCTGCGGCTGGAACTGGCAGGTCTGAGAAGCTGCGCTTTTACAAAAAATCATGAAAGTGTTACTCACGGCCTCGTTTGTCCCAGCCTCGGATAAAAAGTCTGATGGTAAAAATTTAACAAAAACGAACAGAGTTGAATTTCTAATGGCGGGAATTTTAATTCTGTTCGTTTTTTGAGGTTTTGTATCAGAAATATGAGTGATGACAAAGCATCGCCAAACTGAGAATCTTTTGGCTCATTGCCATTTGGTTAAGAGCTCCTATCCCCAATTTTAGGATAGGATTCTTTGACTAGCAGCTTTAGTCAATTTCACTCTGCAGGTGAGAAACAGTTATACATAACACGAACAAAGACTTTCAGAAAGCCTTTGTTCGTGTTATGAAAGTTAAAGATAATAGCCTTGAAAACCTTATGAAAGCAAATTATTTGTAATGTCACTAATTTGATATAATTATCAAAAAAATTGACATCTAAGTTTCTTCATTCTTAAATATGAAAGTGCTATCATAAAAAACGTTGTTGTATGACCTCTTTCTCAGGTCTAATAACACATTTTAATCTAATAACTATAGAGGTGTTTTTTATGGAACAAAAGCTACATTATAAGCTTCACAAGGTTAAGAAACATTGGGTGACTATTGCAGTCGCCACAGCTGGTTTGGTAACACTTGTGGGTGCTGGTACAGTATCAGCTGAGGAAAATACAGGAACAGATACGGCAGCACAAACAGCAGCGGTAGAGGAATCTGGACAGCAAAATCAGGCTAAAGTCAACGATGCTAATACAGCTGCTGATTCAGCTTCATCCGCTCAAGCAGTAGCATCAGAACAAAACCAAGCTGCTGCACAAAATCAAGCAACTGCTGAACAGGCAACTGATCAAGGTCAAGCAGCAGACCAAGCTCAAGCCCAAACTCAAACGCCTGCGACAGATGGTACAGCAGTGGTACGTCAAGATGCAGCCAATGTTGCGACAGCGGCTGACCAACAGCAGGCAGGGCCTTCTGAACAAGAAAAGACAGCAGCCATGTCTCTTGACAAGGTCAAGCAAGTTGATGGTAAGTACTACTATGTTCAAGCGGATGGCTCTTATAAGAAGAATTTTGCCATTACTGTCAATGGACAAATGCTTTATTTCGATGGTGATACGGGTGCTCTTTCGTCAACCTCAACGTATTCTTTCTCTCAAGGTTTGACAAATATCGTTGATGATTTCACCAGTCACAACAAGGCTTATGATTCAACTGCTAAGAGCTTTGAGTTGGTTGATGGCTATTTGACTGCAAACTCATGGTACCGTCCCGCTTCTATTCTCCGCAACGGTCAAACATGGGAAGCGTCAAATGAAAATGACTTGCGTCCAGTTTTGATGAGCTGGTGGCCTGATAAAGATACTCAAGTTGCCTATCTTAACTATATGACTAAGTATTTGGGTGCTGGCAATGAAGAGTTTACCAATGAGACTTCTCAGACAGCTTTGAATAAGGCAGCTCAGCTGGTGCAAACGCGCATTGAACAAAAAATCACCAGTGACAATAACACGGAGTGGCTTCGCACTGCTATCAAGGCTTTTGTAGCAACGCAATCCAAGTGGAATATGAGCACTGAAAACTTCAACAAGAGCGATCACTTGCAAGGCGGGGCTTTGCTTTACACCAATAGTGATTTGACTCCTTGGGCTAACTCTGACTATCGATTGCTCAATCGCACTCCAACTATGCAAACGGGTGAACAGAAGTACTTTGATGAAGCCGGTATGGGTGGTTATGAGTTCCTTCTGTCTAACGATGTCGATAACTCTAATCCAGTAGTTCAAGCTGAAATGCTCAACCAACTGCATTACTTAATGAACTGGGGCTCGATTGTACTCAATGATAAGGATGCCAACTTCGATGGGGTTCGGGTCGATGCCGTTGATAATGTTAATGCCGACTTGCTCCAAGTTTACACCAATTATTTCGAAGAATACTATAAGGTTAATCAAAAAGAAGCCAACGCTCTGGCGCATCTTTCTATCCTAGAAGCCTGGTCTGGCAATGATAATTGGTACAATACCAATACAAACGGAGCTGCTTTGTCTATTGATAACCAATCTCGTTTGACCTCCTTAGCCGTTTTGACTAAGCAGCCAGGTCAACGGGTTGGCCTTGAAAGTATCATATCTGATTCTGTTAACAAGGAACGCGGTGATGACCGTGCTTATGGTGATTCTATTCCAACTTACTCCTTCGTTCGGGCACATGACTCAGAAGTGCAAACTGTCATTGCTAAGATTATCAAGGAAAAAATTGATACAAACACTGATGGCTATACCTTTACTTTGGATCAGTTGAAAGATGCTTTCAAGATTTATAATGAAGACATGAACAAGGTCAACAAGACCTACACCCACTATAATATGCCAGCAGCTTATGCCCTGCTTTTAAGCAATATGGAATCTGTGCCTCGGGTCTACTATGGTGATCTCTATACAGATGATGGCCAATACATGGCTAAGAAATCACCTTACTATGATGCCATCACCACTATGCTGCAAGGGCGGATTGCCTATGTATCTGGTGGACAAAATGAGCAGGTTCACACAGTGAATGGCAGCAATAAAGTTTTGGCTTCCGTTCGTTTCGGTCAAGATATCATGTCTGCCGATGATACTCAAGGAACGGATCTCAGCCGCACCTCGGGTATGGTGACTTTGGTCAGCAATGATCCTAATCTCAACCTTGGCGGAGACAGCTTCAAGGTAAATATGGGCAAAGCCCATGCCAACCAAGCCTACCGCCCATTGCTTTTGGGAACCAAGGATGGCGTTAAATCTTATCTCAAAGATTCAGATACTAATCTAGTTAAATATACTGACGCTGATGGTAATTTAATCTTCACTGCTGATGATATTAAAGGTTATTCAACAGTTGATATGAGCGGTTACTTAGCTGTTTGGGTACCAGTTGGTGCCAAAGATGGACAAGATATTCGTGTTGCAGCAAGTACAGCTGACAAAGGACCGAATCGTTTGACCTTTGAAAGTTCCGCAGCTCTTGATTCACAAGTTATCTACGAAGGCTTCTCAAACTTCCAAGATTTTGCGGCTTCAGATGCTGATTATACGAATAAGAAGATTGCTGAAAATGCAGACTTCTTCAAGAAACTCGGTATCACATCATTCGAGATGGCACCTCAGTATGTATCAGCCACAGATGGCAGTTTCCTTGATTCTATCATCGAAAATGGTTATGCTTTCAGTGACCGTTACGACCTTGCCATGAGTAAGAATAATAAATATGGTTCTAGGGAAGACTTGGCTAATGCTCTTAAGAGCTTGCATGCTAATGGTATCCAAGCTATCGCTGACTGGGTTCCAGATCAAGTCTACCAATTGCCTGGAGAAGAAGTGGTAACGGCTAAGCGGACTGATAGCTATGGTAAACCAACCTTCGATGCCTTTGTGAATAATACTCTCTATGCTGCGAATACCAAGAGCAGCGGTAAGGATTATCAGGCACAGTACGGCGGTGCTTTCTTAGATGAACTTAAGGCTAAATACCCTCACATGTTTGAAGTCAATATGATTTCAACTGGTAAGCCAATTGACCCATCAACTAAGATTAAACAATGGGAAGCTAAATACTTCAATGGTACCAATGTCCTCGGTAAAGGGGCTGGCTATGTCCTTAGTGACGATGCCACTGGCACTTACTTCAAAGTTGATACGGCTGGTAATTTCCTACCAGCAGGCCTGACAGGTGACCAAAATGCTAAGACTGGTTTCTACTACGATGGCACAGGCATGACTTATTATTCAACAGCAGGTAACAAGGCTGTTGATAGCTTTGTTTATGAAGGTGGTCATTATTACTACTTCGATAAAGATGGTCACATGGTAACCGGCACTTACAAGACTGCTGATGGTAATGAGTATTATTTCTTGCCAAATGGTATCCAATTGCGGGATGCTATCCATCAAGACGACAAGGGTAACAGTTACTATTATGGCCGGACTGGTATCCTCTATAAAGGTGATAACTGGTATCCATTCGTATCTCCTACTAACCCTAATAAGAC is a window from the Streptococcus criceti HS-6 genome containing:
- a CDS encoding Blp family class II bacteriocin; this translates as MIKTLAFEQFEAVDNETLAIVKGGLSDCAQGTLATAALGAATGGGPWGAVGGGLVGVAAFCLW
- the tpx gene encoding thiol peroxidase; this encodes MPTFLGKPVTVAIDDQLQVGDTAPDFTLIGTDLSEKSLSDFAGKKKVLSIVPSIDTGLCSTQTRTFNKELSDMADTVVITISADLPFAQEKWCGAQGLEDAILLSDYYDNHFGKAYGVLMGEWHLLARAVLVLDENNQVTYTEYLDNINSEPDYQAALAAVQAL
- a CDS encoding restriction endonuclease subunit S, with amino-acid sequence MRLVEDYLANQVEKLPLEQVARAFKGKAVSSKAAPGRVSYINLSDMTEFGIDYQNLKTFDEKTEKLQKYLLETGDVLVASKGTVKKVAVFEEQSFPVVASSNITVLRPDESLSGFYLKLFLESEIGQALLDTADHGKGVLNISTAQLLEIPIPQIPLVKQNYLVQYANKGRADYQRKVARAQQEWQYIKEEVEKNLY
- a CDS encoding glycoside hydrolase family 70 protein, whose amino-acid sequence is MEQKLHYKLHKVKKHWVTIAVATAGLVTLVGAGTVSAEENTGTDTAAQTAAVEESGQQNQAKVNDANTAADSASSAQAVASEQNQAAAQNQATAEQATDQGQAADQAQAQTQTPATDGTAVVRQDAANVATAADQQQAGPSEQEKTAAMSLDKVKQVDGKYYYVQADGSYKKNFAITVNGQMLYFDGDTGALSSTSTYSFSQGLTNIVDDFTSHNKAYDSTAKSFELVDGYLTANSWYRPASILRNGQTWEASNENDLRPVLMSWWPDKDTQVAYLNYMTKYLGAGNEEFTNETSQTALNKAAQLVQTRIEQKITSDNNTEWLRTAIKAFVATQSKWNMSTENFNKSDHLQGGALLYTNSDLTPWANSDYRLLNRTPTMQTGEQKYFDEAGMGGYEFLLSNDVDNSNPVVQAEMLNQLHYLMNWGSIVLNDKDANFDGVRVDAVDNVNADLLQVYTNYFEEYYKVNQKEANALAHLSILEAWSGNDNWYNTNTNGAALSIDNQSRLTSLAVLTKQPGQRVGLESIISDSVNKERGDDRAYGDSIPTYSFVRAHDSEVQTVIAKIIKEKIDTNTDGYTFTLDQLKDAFKIYNEDMNKVNKTYTHYNMPAAYALLLSNMESVPRVYYGDLYTDDGQYMAKKSPYYDAITTMLQGRIAYVSGGQNEQVHTVNGSNKVLASVRFGQDIMSADDTQGTDLSRTSGMVTLVSNDPNLNLGGDSFKVNMGKAHANQAYRPLLLGTKDGVKSYLKDSDTNLVKYTDADGNLIFTADDIKGYSTVDMSGYLAVWVPVGAKDGQDIRVAASTADKGPNRLTFESSAALDSQVIYEGFSNFQDFAASDADYTNKKIAENADFFKKLGITSFEMAPQYVSATDGSFLDSIIENGYAFSDRYDLAMSKNNKYGSREDLANALKSLHANGIQAIADWVPDQVYQLPGEEVVTAKRTDSYGKPTFDAFVNNTLYAANTKSSGKDYQAQYGGAFLDELKAKYPHMFEVNMISTGKPIDPSTKIKQWEAKYFNGTNVLGKGAGYVLSDDATGTYFKVDTAGNFLPAGLTGDQNAKTGFYYDGTGMTYYSTAGNKAVDSFVYEGGHYYYFDKDGHMVTGTYKTADGNEYYFLPNGIQLRDAIHQDDKGNSYYYGRTGILYKGDNWYPFVSPTNPNKTVFRYFDANNVMATGYRDMYGQTYYFDENGFQAKSQFVTDDKGTHYFDEDNGAMAKNKFVNDGDNWYYMDGNGNAVKGQYPVDNQILYFNPETGVQVKGQFITDAQGRISYYDANSGVLKSSGFFTTNGNDWYYADNGYVYKGFKQVAENQDRWYYFDQTTGKQAKGAVAVNGQQLYFDKDSGIQVKGGFADDGAGHTAYYRGDSGDKVVGGFFTTGNNAWFYADENGYVAKGFKEMDGHWYHFDDITGQQAKGAVTVNGQQLYFDVNSGIQVKGDFVTDGQGNTSYYDPNSGDKKVGGFFTTGNNAWYYADAQGNLAKGRRFIDNQDLYFDPTTGKQVKGALVAIDGRSYYFDVDSGNMAKNRFVRINDQWIYFGNDGAATNI